GAAGCATTTTTTACTTTCTTCAAGTTAAATACCAATAACGAGCATAAAAAAAATGTTCAACGTTTAATTAATGATTTAAAAATATTAACTAAAGGAGAGCGTTTACCTTCCTTTAAACTAATTGCTGCTGATGGTGAATTAAAAGACTTTAAGAGTATATCTAAAGGTAAAAATACTGTTGTTTTACTAAAGAACTATCAGTATGCCTCAGACGATTGGGTTTCTTCTCGTTTTAATTACTTAGTTAAGAAAAATCCTGATGTTAACTTTATACTAGTTAATTTATGTGACTCTTCTAAAAGATTTACTAAAAATGTAGATGTAAAATACCAATACACCATACCTAGTGAGAGTGCTGTATGCGATTTCACCACCAGTAAATTTCCTCGTATGATTTTAGTTGATAAAAACGGAATTATTCAAAATGGTTACACTAGTTTATCAGCTAAAGATATAAGTATAGAAATCAATAACTTACAAAAAATAAAATAGTTAACCTCTATTCATTTTATTTAGTGTACTTTTGCACCGTCCAAAAAAAATCGTACTAAACGATTTAATTAATATTAATTATAGAATTCGCGGAGGGGCATCTGTGGGTTCTCTAAAAACACAGTATGTCAACATTTTTAGATTTAGGTTTGCAAGAACCTATCAATAAGGCATTAACCGATTTAGGTTATGAAAAGCCAACAGTAATTCAAGAAAAAGCAATTCCGCAGATAATTTCTTCAACTGAAGATTTAAAAGCATTTGCACAAACAGGTACAGGTAAAACTGCTGCCTTTAGTTTACCTATTATTGAACTTGCTGATCAAACAAGCACACACACACAAGCAATTATATTATCTCCTACTCGTGAACTAGCAGTACAAATAGGAAAAAACATTGAAGATTTTTCAAAGTATTTACCTAATTTGAAAGTAGCTACTGTTTATGGTGGGGCTAATATTGAAGAGCAAATAAGAAAACTTAAAAAAGGTGTTCAAATAGTTGTTGGTACTCCTGGTAGAACAGTAGACTTAATTAAAAGAAGAGCTTTAAAGCTTGGTAATGTACAATGGTTAGTACTTGACGAAGCTGATGAAATGCTTAACATGGGGTTTAAAGATGAATTAGACCAAGTTTTAGAAGCTACACCAAATACCAAACAAACATTATTGTTTTCTGCTACTTTTCCTAGAGAAGTAGAAGATATAGCTAAAAACTACATGACCAATCCTGTAGAGGTTACATCAGGGCAAAAAAACCAAGGTTCCGATAACGTTAGTCATGAGTATTATTTAGTAAACGAAAAAACTCGTTACCCTGCTTTAAAGAGAGTAGCTGATTTAAACCCTGATATTTACGGAATTGTTTTCTGTAGAACACGTAGAGAAACACAAGAAGTAGCTAATAATCTTATTAGAGATGGTTATAATGCTGATTCTTTACATGGTGATTTATCACAAGCTCAACGTGACTCTGTAATGGAGAAGTTTCGTAAAAAGAATATTCAAATATTAGTAGCTACTGACGTGGCTGCTCGTGGATTAGATGTTAATAATTTAACGCACGTTATCAATCATAAATTACCAGATCAAATTGAAAACTACAACCACCGTAGTGGTAGAACTGGTAGAGCTGGTAATAAGGGAATTTCTATTGCTTTAGTAAGCAAAAAAGAACAAGGTAGGTTACGTCCTATTGAACGTATTATAAAAAAACAATTTGTTCACACTCCTATTCCATCTGGCAAGGAAATATGTCAAAATCAATTGTTTCATTTAATTGATAAGGTTCATAATACTGAGGTAAACACAGAACAAATTGAAGGTTTTTTACCAAGTATTTACGAAAAATTAGAAGATTTAAGTCGTGAAGAGTTAATTCAAAAGTTTGTTTCTTTAGAGTTCAACACCTTCTTATCTTACTACGAAAATGCTCCTGATTTAAACAACTTATCTTCAAGAGAAAATTCAAGAGGACGTTCTTCTAGTGAAAACATGACCCGTTTCTTTATCAATTTAGGAAGAAAAGATCGTTTAAACCCAGCCAAGTTAATTGGTTTAATCAACGATCAGAACATTGGTGATAAGATTGAAATTGGTGCTATAGATATCTTAGATACTTTTTCTTTCTTTGAAATCGATAAGAACTTTGAAAAAGAAACCTTAGACGCTTTTACTGCTAATGATCCAGATTTTAATGGACGATCAGTGAATATCGAAATTACTAAAAACGACCGTAGTGGTGGTGGAAGAAAATCACGTAGAAGTGGTGGTGGATTTAATGGTAAAAAACGTAGAAGTGATAAGCCTACTGATAGCAGAAAAAGTTTTGGTAGAAGACGTAACGAAAATAACTCTTCAAGAAGAAGTGATAACAAGCCTGCTGCAGGATTTGGTAGAAAGCGTAGAAGAGATTAATTTAAAAGCAATCAAATAAAAAAGCAACTCAAATGAGTTGCTTTTTTTATACACTAAACTTATTTTATTGATTTCCTAAAATAATTGGCATTCCACTTTTCCCAGAACCTATAATAACCACTTTGCTATTATTTGAGTTAGCCAATCTATTGGTCGCTTCAATACCTTTGTCTTGTAAAATTTTATCGGTTAATGATGCACTTAAAATTCTATTGGCATCAGCTTTACCTTTGGCTTCAATTATTTGCTTTTCTGCTTCTTTTTGAGCTGTAACTAATCTAAACTCATACTCTAGAGATTCTTGCTCTTGTTTTAATTTTCGTTCAATTGCTTCTTTAATTGTAGGAGGCAAAGTTACATCTCTAACCAAAACCTCATTTAATTGAACATATTGCTTTTCTAAAATTTTCTTTGTTTCTACAAAAATTTCGTCTTGAATAGCATCTCTTTTACTAGAGTATAATTGCTCTGGTGTATAACGACCAACTACACTACGCGCTGCTGAACGAATTGCTGGCTGAATTACTCGTTGTAAATAATTTTCACCTAGCGTTTGATGTAAGTTTCCTAAATCTTTATAAACTGGTTGATACCAAGCCGAGGCGTCTATTTGAATTTCTAATCCGTTAGATGACAACACTTTCATTTTTTCAAAAAGCTCTTGCTGTCTTACTTCATATACATGCACTTTATTCCATGGAGCAACTACATGAAAACCTTCTCCTAATGGTGGCTCATCTGTTACAACTCCTCCTCCAAACGTTTTATACAATACTCCTGCCTCTCCTGAATTTATTGTTACCGTAGATTTTGCTATAAAAATTATCAAAACTATGGCTACAGGAATTAACAATCCAAATTTCGGAAACTTTAACTCTACTTGATTTCTTGTCATTTTTTATTTGTTTTATACTCAAATGTACAATTAAATTTATGAACCACAGTTTTCATAATCGCATTCTTGTGATGTAAATTCAAGTTCAAGAGTAATATGTTCTAAATGGAAATCATCATGTAAAACCTGTTTAATTTCTTGTTTTATTTCATGGCTTTTTTCCCAAGACATTTCTTTTTCTTCTAGTACTAAATGGGCTGTAAACACGTTGTATTCCCCATCCATAGTCCATAAATGACAATCATGAATGCTCTTTACACCTTTCATAGAAACTATTCTTTGTTGAATTTCTTCTACAGAAACATTTTCAGGAGTTCCTTGTAATATAACTCTAAGACTCTCTTTTATGTTTTTATACACATTATACAGTACAAAACCAGCAATAGCGATAGATAAAACAGGATCTAATACTGGTACATCCCAAAACTGCATTACAATACTTGCAATCAATACTACTCCCCAGCCTAACACATCTTCTAATAAATGTAATGAAACTACTCGTTCGTTAATTGAAGTTCCTTTTTTTAATTTTAATACAGCTGCTCCATTAACTATAATTCCTAAAACAGCTAACCACATCATACCTTTGGCATCTGCATTTTCTGGATTGATAATTCGAGGAATTGCTTCTTTAATAATAAATACTGAACCTATCACTAATACTATCGAATTAATAATAGCTCCTAAAAGAGAAAACCGTTTATACCCGTAAGAATACTTCTTGGTTGCCTTTTTTGTCGATTTTTTTTGAAAATACCAGGATAGTCCTAAACTTAAGCTATCGCCTAAATCATGCAGTGCATCAGACATAATAGCCAAACTATTGGTATAGAAGCCTCCAATAAATTCAATAATTGTAAAAGCGAGATTAAGAAAAAAAGCTACAGCTATATTCCCTGTAGAGTTTCCATGTGAATGATTATGGTTGTGTCCCATGTTTTTATAAATTGACTTTAAATGTATAAAAAAGATGCATTACAACTAAACAAGCGATTATGGATTAAATAATCGCTTGTTGTTTTGTTAATGGGCATGACCTTCCATTCCGCCTGCCATTTGTAATAACTTTCCTTTTAAAAAGTGTGCTCCTTTAGTTACAATAGTTACGTTGTAGTTATCTTCTTGAATTGTTTTTATTGCTACAAATCCATTATCCGAACCTCCAACAGTTACCTCAACAGGTATAAATTCATCTGCTGACTTTTTAACAAAAACAAAGTTCTCTCCTTCATTTTCTATGACTGCTTCTTCAGGAACTGCGTACACTTCCTTTCCTCCTAACAAAATTTGAGCATTGATAAACATGCCTGCTTTTAATCGATTTTGCTCGTCTTCAAAA
The nucleotide sequence above comes from Tenacibaculum singaporense. Encoded proteins:
- a CDS encoding prohibitin family protein, with the protein product MTRNQVELKFPKFGLLIPVAIVLIIFIAKSTVTINSGEAGVLYKTFGGGVVTDEPPLGEGFHVVAPWNKVHVYEVRQQELFEKMKVLSSNGLEIQIDASAWYQPVYKDLGNLHQTLGENYLQRVIQPAIRSAARSVVGRYTPEQLYSSKRDAIQDEIFVETKKILEKQYVQLNEVLVRDVTLPPTIKEAIERKLKQEQESLEYEFRLVTAQKEAEKQIIEAKGKADANRILSASLTDKILQDKGIEATNRLANSNNSKVVIIGSGKSGMPIILGNQ
- a CDS encoding DEAD/DEAH box helicase; the protein is MSTFLDLGLQEPINKALTDLGYEKPTVIQEKAIPQIISSTEDLKAFAQTGTGKTAAFSLPIIELADQTSTHTQAIILSPTRELAVQIGKNIEDFSKYLPNLKVATVYGGANIEEQIRKLKKGVQIVVGTPGRTVDLIKRRALKLGNVQWLVLDEADEMLNMGFKDELDQVLEATPNTKQTLLFSATFPREVEDIAKNYMTNPVEVTSGQKNQGSDNVSHEYYLVNEKTRYPALKRVADLNPDIYGIVFCRTRRETQEVANNLIRDGYNADSLHGDLSQAQRDSVMEKFRKKNIQILVATDVAARGLDVNNLTHVINHKLPDQIENYNHRSGRTGRAGNKGISIALVSKKEQGRLRPIERIIKKQFVHTPIPSGKEICQNQLFHLIDKVHNTEVNTEQIEGFLPSIYEKLEDLSREELIQKFVSLEFNTFLSYYENAPDLNNLSSRENSRGRSSSENMTRFFINLGRKDRLNPAKLIGLINDQNIGDKIEIGAIDILDTFSFFEIDKNFEKETLDAFTANDPDFNGRSVNIEITKNDRSGGGRKSRRSGGGFNGKKRRSDKPTDSRKSFGRRRNENNSSRRSDNKPAAGFGRKRRRD
- a CDS encoding cation diffusion facilitator family transporter, which translates into the protein MGHNHNHSHGNSTGNIAVAFFLNLAFTIIEFIGGFYTNSLAIMSDALHDLGDSLSLGLSWYFQKKSTKKATKKYSYGYKRFSLLGAIINSIVLVIGSVFIIKEAIPRIINPENADAKGMMWLAVLGIIVNGAAVLKLKKGTSINERVVSLHLLEDVLGWGVVLIASIVMQFWDVPVLDPVLSIAIAGFVLYNVYKNIKESLRVILQGTPENVSVEEIQQRIVSMKGVKSIHDCHLWTMDGEYNVFTAHLVLEEKEMSWEKSHEIKQEIKQVLHDDFHLEHITLELEFTSQECDYENCGS